The nucleotide window CAGGCATGCGCGGGCGCTGGGTGATGCCCGCAGTGGCGGGGATGTTGTCGGGGCATTTCCTGGCGACACTGGTGGTGGCTGCGGGTGTAGGCAGCCTGTTGGCAGGCCACCCGCTGGCGCTGACCCTGCTGACCTTGGCAGGGTGCAGCTACCTGCTGTGGCTGGGCGGCAACCTGTTGCTGAGCCCGGCGTTGCCCGAGGCCGGGCAGGGTGGTGAGGGGGAGTCGGGTTCGCGTTGGGCGTTGAAAGGGTTTTGCGTCAGCGGCTTGAACCCGAAAGTGTTCCTGCTGTTCCTGGCCTTGCTGCCGCAGTTCACCGACCCGCAGTCGAGCTGGCCGGTGCCTTTGCAGATCTTGCTGCTGGGCCTGGTGCACCTGTGCAGCTCGCTGGTGATCTACTCACTGGTCGGCTATGGCGCCAAAGCCGTCCTGAGCACCCGGCCGGGGGCGGCGAAGCTGGTCGGGCGGGTATCGGGGGT belongs to Pseudomonas putida NBRC 14164 and includes:
- a CDS encoding LysE family translocator — protein: MAISVLTAFWAVSMLFVITPGADWAYAISAGMRGRWVMPAVAGMLSGHFLATLVVAAGVGSLLAGHPLALTLLTLAGCSYLLWLGGNLLLSPALPEAGQGGEGESGSRWALKGFCVSGLNPKVFLLFLALLPQFTDPQSSWPVPLQILLLGLVHLCSSLVIYSLVGYGAKAVLSTRPGAAKLVGRVSGVAMITVALGLIAGQIN